A part of Lacinutrix sp. 5H-3-7-4 genomic DNA contains:
- a CDS encoding glycosyltransferase family 4 protein encodes MKNKKVLIITYYWPPAGGPGVQRWLKFVKYLPEFGVEPIVYCPYNPIYPQVDESLLDEVPENITILKQPIREPYKLANFFSKQSKTISKGIIPENEKQGLLQKAMLYIRGNFFIPDARKGWVKPSFKYLSTYISDFNIDTIVTTGPPHSLHLIGLKLKEKYNDLNWIADFRDPWTTIGYHKQLKLTKASKKKHKILEKAVLNCANQILVTSNNTKKEFEAITNNPITVITNGYDNENIESVPLDKAFTFSHIGSLLSKRNPENLWKIFKELINENEAFKKAFKLVLVGSVSDTILKSIAAYGLTNFLDNVGYVSHKESIKYQKKSQVLLLIEIDSIDTKAIIPGKLFEYMASQRPILAIGPKDTDVERILKSTNSGSYFNYNSDNDLKNEILKHFEAFKHNNLKVNAIGLEQYSRKNLTRELSKVILKPVT; translated from the coding sequence ATGAAGAATAAAAAGGTTTTAATTATTACATATTATTGGCCACCAGCTGGAGGACCAGGCGTACAACGTTGGCTAAAATTTGTAAAATATTTGCCAGAATTTGGCGTAGAACCTATTGTGTATTGTCCTTATAATCCTATTTATCCTCAGGTTGATGAGAGTCTTCTAGATGAAGTACCTGAGAATATTACCATTTTAAAGCAACCTATTAGAGAACCATACAAGCTAGCTAATTTTTTTTCTAAACAGTCTAAAACAATTAGTAAAGGCATAATTCCAGAAAACGAAAAACAAGGACTGTTGCAAAAAGCAATGCTTTATATTCGTGGCAATTTTTTTATTCCTGATGCTAGAAAAGGTTGGGTTAAACCATCGTTTAAATATTTATCAACTTACATTTCAGATTTTAATATTGATACTATTGTAACTACTGGTCCGCCACACAGTTTGCATTTAATTGGTCTAAAATTAAAAGAGAAATACAATGATTTAAATTGGATTGCAGATTTTAGAGATCCATGGACAACTATTGGCTATCATAAACAACTAAAATTAACAAAGGCTTCTAAAAAGAAACATAAAATTCTTGAAAAAGCAGTTTTAAACTGTGCTAACCAAATTTTAGTAACTAGTAATAATACTAAAAAAGAATTTGAAGCGATTACCAATAATCCAATAACTGTTATTACAAATGGTTATGATAACGAAAACATAGAAAGTGTACCTTTAGATAAAGCATTTACATTTTCACATATTGGGTCTTTACTTTCAAAACGAAATCCTGAAAATCTTTGGAAGATATTTAAAGAATTAATTAATGAAAACGAAGCATTTAAAAAGGCGTTTAAGTTAGTATTGGTAGGTTCTGTTAGTGATACTATTTTAAAATCTATTGCAGCATATGGTTTAACAAATTTTTTAGATAATGTTGGCTATGTGTCTCATAAAGAATCTATTAAATACCAAAAAAAATCTCAAGTATTATTACTTATAGAAATAGATTCAATAGACACTAAGGCTATAATACCTGGAAAGTTATTTGAGTATATGGCTTCACAAAGACCAATTCTTGCCATTGGGCCAAAAGATACAGATGTAGAACGTATTTTAAAATCAACCAATAGTGGTAGCTATTTTAATTATAATAGTGATAACGATTTAAAAAATGAAATATTAAAACATTTTGAAGCCTTTAAGCATAACAATTTAAAAGTTAATGCTATAGGTTTAGAGCAGTATAGTCGTAAAAATTTAACAAGAGAATTATCTAAAGTTATATTAAAGCCTGTTACGTAG
- a CDS encoding YfhO family protein → MQPAFKKLLPHLLVFIGFIILSLAYFSPVLQGKQILQSDIVQYNGMAKQQRDFKAATGQETYWTNSAFGGMPTYQLGARYPHNYIKKLDSALRFLPRPADYLFLYFLGFYILLISLKVDFKLAALGALAFGFSTYLVIILGVGHNSKAHAIAYMPLVLSGIILTFRKKYILGFLVTAIAMGLELVANHFQMTYYLLILVIILGIAYLIDAYKKQTLPHYFKSVGIMVVAVILAIGMNATNILATQEYVKESTRGKSELTINPDGSPKPVATGLPKEKITEYSYGFLETFNLYIPRLLGGGMSENVGKDSAFYDFYISQGASPLQAKDAVKTAPLYWGSQPIVEAPAYVGAVVLFLFVFALFLIKGRLKWWIVGGAVISLLLSYGKNLEFLTNFFIDYVPFYDKFRAVTSIQVILELCIPILAVFGLSRLFNNFEKEEQKKKALLYSVSITAGLAVIFLLFRYTGILDFEGGRDASFKQNYGPDFLNAIVEDRKSIFTTDTLRSLILVLLSGSIIYLFINKKISEVKVIIAFAALIIFDLVGVDRRYVNTENFVSARQVSQPFQANAADVQILNDKENFRVFDVASGGAKASFFHNSLTGYHAAKLKRYDELFDFYIAQNNLNVLNMLNTKYIIAPDESQKPYPYLNKDANGNAWFIEDLKKVNSANEEITSLANLDTKKEAVYTNEETLNAKYKVDSLASISVLEYKPNYIKYESKNLNDGYAVFSEIYYKEGWHAYIDGTKAPFNRVNYVLRGMQIPKGRHIIEFKFEPEVVQQGITISLASSGVLLLLIIGGLFYSLKQKNEE, encoded by the coding sequence ATGCAACCAGCGTTTAAAAAACTCCTACCACATTTATTAGTATTTATTGGTTTTATAATCCTTTCTTTGGCTTATTTTAGTCCAGTTTTACAAGGAAAACAAATTTTGCAAAGTGATATCGTTCAATATAACGGTATGGCAAAACAGCAGCGTGATTTTAAAGCAGCTACTGGACAAGAAACCTATTGGACTAATAGTGCTTTTGGTGGTATGCCTACGTATCAATTAGGTGCAAGATACCCTCATAATTACATTAAAAAATTAGACTCTGCATTACGTTTTTTACCAAGACCTGCAGATTATCTTTTTCTGTATTTTCTAGGATTTTACATATTGCTAATAAGTTTAAAAGTAGATTTTAAATTGGCAGCGCTTGGAGCTTTAGCTTTTGGTTTTTCTACATATTTAGTAATTATTTTAGGAGTAGGCCATAATAGTAAAGCACATGCTATTGCTTATATGCCTCTAGTTTTAAGCGGTATTATTCTCACCTTTAGAAAAAAGTATATTCTTGGCTTTTTGGTCACTGCAATTGCAATGGGATTAGAATTGGTAGCGAATCATTTTCAAATGACGTATTACTTACTAATTCTTGTTATTATATTAGGTATTGCATACTTAATAGATGCTTATAAAAAGCAAACATTACCACATTATTTTAAATCTGTTGGTATTATGGTTGTAGCTGTTATTCTTGCTATAGGAATGAATGCTACAAATATTTTAGCCACACAAGAATATGTGAAAGAAAGTACCAGAGGAAAAAGTGAATTAACCATAAACCCAGATGGCTCTCCAAAACCAGTAGCTACAGGATTACCAAAAGAAAAGATTACAGAATATAGTTACGGGTTTTTAGAAACATTTAATTTATACATTCCAAGACTTTTAGGTGGAGGAATGAGTGAAAATGTAGGTAAAGATTCTGCTTTTTACGATTTCTATATTTCTCAAGGAGCATCGCCATTGCAAGCTAAAGACGCAGTAAAAACGGCACCGCTTTATTGGGGAAGTCAACCTATTGTTGAAGCTCCAGCGTATGTAGGAGCAGTAGTTCTTTTTCTTTTTGTTTTTGCTTTGTTTTTAATTAAAGGACGATTAAAATGGTGGATTGTTGGAGGCGCAGTAATTTCATTACTACTATCCTACGGAAAGAATTTAGAATTTTTAACCAACTTTTTTATAGATTATGTTCCTTTTTACGATAAGTTTAGAGCAGTAACTTCTATACAAGTAATTTTAGAATTATGTATACCAATACTTGCTGTATTTGGTTTATCTCGATTATTTAACAATTTTGAAAAAGAAGAACAAAAAAAGAAAGCTTTACTGTATAGTGTTAGTATAACAGCAGGATTAGCTGTAATATTTCTTTTATTTAGATATACTGGAATTTTAGATTTTGAAGGCGGAAGAGATGCTAGTTTTAAACAAAATTATGGTCCAGATTTTTTAAACGCTATAGTTGAAGACCGAAAATCTATTTTCACCACAGATACATTAAGATCATTAATATTAGTTTTATTATCTGGAAGTATTATTTACCTATTTATAAACAAAAAAATATCTGAAGTAAAAGTTATTATTGCTTTTGCAGCACTTATAATTTTCGATTTAGTTGGTGTAGATAGGCGTTATGTTAATACCGAAAATTTTGTATCTGCAAGACAAGTATCACAACCGTTTCAAGCCAATGCAGCAGATGTCCAAATTTTAAATGATAAAGAAAACTTTAGAGTGTTTGATGTTGCTTCTGGTGGAGCAAAAGCATCATTTTTCCATAATTCATTAACAGGATATCATGCAGCAAAATTAAAACGTTATGATGAGTTATTCGATTTTTATATTGCTCAAAATAATTTGAATGTTTTAAATATGCTAAATACTAAGTATATTATAGCTCCAGACGAATCACAAAAACCGTATCCATATTTAAATAAAGATGCAAATGGAAATGCTTGGTTTATTGAAGATTTAAAGAAGGTAAATTCTGCAAATGAAGAAATTACAAGTTTAGCAAATTTAGATACTAAAAAAGAAGCAGTTTACACTAATGAAGAAACATTAAATGCAAAATATAAAGTAGATTCTTTAGCATCAATTTCTGTTTTAGAATATAAGCCTAACTATATTAAATACGAATCTAAAAACCTAAATGATGGTTATGCAGTTTTTTCAGAAATATATTATAAAGAAGGATGGCATGCATACATAGATGGTACTAAAGCACCTTTTAACCGTGTTAATTATGTACTTAGAGGTATGCAAATTCCAAAAGGAAGGCATATTATAGAGTTTAAATTTGAACCAGAAGTTGTACAACAAGGTATTACAATCTCACTAGCAAGCTCTGGAGTATTGTTACTTTTAATTATAGGCGGATTATTTTACAGTTTGAAACAAAAAAATGAAGAATAA